A region of the Pygocentrus nattereri isolate fPygNat1 chromosome 27, fPygNat1.pri, whole genome shotgun sequence genome:
ATGGCAGAATACAACTGTTAACACAGACAAGCACATTCAACAGAGACCGGTACAATCATATAAAGACTggccaacacaaggggcaaacccagggcttaaatacacagaacaatgagggacaggtgaacacaatcggGGCGGAGttaccaaaccaaaacaaacgcacatggacaggactgggacaccaaaacaaagaagcgcATGgcgtgggaggagccaatcgtgacacccaacttctttggaatgtgttgcaggcatcaaattcaaaatgagtgaatatttgcaaaaaacattaaagtttatccgtttgaacattaaatatcttgtctttgtagtttattcaattgaaaaggatttacaaatcatcgtattctgtttttatttctgttttacacaacgtcctaacttcattggaattggggttgtacttaatTCAGAAATTAAGTCTCCCTATTCAGTCCACGTTACATTTTGTTAAGGCAGAGCTCAGAATACCTtcagtattttacattttaaaagactTCCCATTCACTTTAAAAGCATATCATCTTCAAAAGAAACACTATTTATGcttgtttattaaatgtttttaaatccgTGTTCGGCATGTAAAGACAAACATCTCAGTATGCAAAGAAAACGCAGAGAATGATTTCTGAATTCACGTGGACTTCACCTTGACAACAGTAGCACTAAATTGAGCTGGCCTGAAGCTGGCCAGTAGTACTACTTGCAAGTCATTCAGTGCCAGGTCTGCCACGTTGCTTTTCTACATCCCTAatggtaaaaaaagaaaaagaaaaaaagaaagaaagaaaataagatttGCATAACGCAGAGAACTAAAGCCCTGAACAAATCTCATTCTATAATCTGCGTTCTACAAAGCCCTAAACAGTGCATGAGGCAAATAAGCCCATGGGCTGTTTAGGGTATTTCTAGTAGGCCTAAGCTATTTGCTCCTTTCAAGCATCAGCATGACTGCTGCCCAAAGCTCAGACTCATGTAAATTACACGGTTCTGTGACATTAAAAAGCCTGTGACTAGAATCATTTGTACTGTTCTAAATGTTTGCAGCCCCTTGTTAAACTACAAAAAGTGATTACTGTTTTATGTTCATCAGTGTACAAAAAACAACCGATAGATATCCGATGATAGAGATAAGCaagaaatgacagaaagaagACGTTCTAtctttgtgtttgtctgagCACCATTATTCAGATAGTTGTAGTGTCACCAGTATAAAAAGTTATTCATACTTCAAAGAGAAAAGGCCATTCTGTGAGATTTCCGCCTGGCTATGGATGTTTTGTTCTATAAACAATCGTGCGTTTGTGCAGTAAGCTTTGCAATCTGTTTGGGGAATCAAGTGAAATTCTTTGGCAAACCAAGCTGGCACTGGGGgctattataaaaaaaataatcatgcCAGAAATTCCAAGAAAAAGTGATCATGAATATTTGTTAATGATATCGTTGCCACATTTCATGCTGTTGTGGCATTGCTGCTCTTCGTGAACTCCACTaccattttctctgtttaaataTCACACCCAAAATGTCTGCGAGGACACGCAAAGtctattaaaaagaaaatatttacagtgtaaaagCTCTGAAACGTAGTAAAtactacattttatgtttaaaactGATTTATGGTCAGGAATCAATATTCTCAATTCTGGCTGGATGATTATGGACAGAGAGGGCTTTACAGGTCTGAGgccacatccatccatccatccattttctaagccacttctccgtcagggtcacgggggggtgctggagcccatcccagcagtcttcgggcggaaggcaggatacaccctggacaggtcgccagtccatcgcagggtgtCTGAGGCCACATGCACCATGAATATGAAATGTGCACTGCTCCTAACACTGTTAATCTTACTGTTCAATCCAGCAAATCCTTAAGTTTAGTATTCTGTCCTGTATATCTTATttgcactttactgtattcTTATGTCTTCTGTATTACTGTACTCTGACTAATTTAAAAGAAAGCTGGAAAATTGTGATATCACTGGCTCTTACTGTTCAAACCTCAGcactcttttgttttttgttgtatatTGCAATTCACTGCATTACTATAatgtgttcattcattcattcattggtTGTAGTGCAAAGTTACATTGTTGAGTTACTGGGTCACTTACTGTTACTCACAGCATCCTTTAGTTTTTTATTCTATGTTGCATATCTTGAATGCTATTTGTTTCTGAAATAAGAGCTTTGAATCTAAACAACTTCtctattaaatgtaaatgttttaagtaTATTTGATTTTAACACTACAATGTTTAATTCTCTGAATAGCAAAACAATTGTTAtaatatattgtgatattttaatatGGGCTAATAATTggggaataaaagtgttttaaatgGATAAAGTGGTTGTTTTTCTACAGCCTTAATTTTTCTTCCTATATTTCATCTTTTTGTTCTTCAATGTGAAAAGCATATCTCCATGAGGTTTGATCATAACTTTAGAAACATTAtgaattcagttttttcattttactatAACATCAATGTCGATGCTATACATCTACTGCCATGTTCATCAACAtagttcttcatttttatttaaaacttcgtcctaaaaaacatgatttgaCATTGAACAGGGCTagaatttctgaataatttcaTGCACTTGTCTGAAAACCATATTGGTTTTGTACTGTTAAATaaagtgatttcaaactttttaagGCTAACATATGAGATAAAgggacctaataaagtggtcagtgagtgtgtgtattgtatcaTTACTGCCTCATTAGGTATTAGAGCCTAACATTATTAATCTCTGTATTCGTATTGTAACGTTACTGCTTTATTTGGCATTGGAACCAAATGTTATTGGCTCTTTAGTCATGTAACATCACTGTCTTATTAGGTACTGGAGCGCAAtgctattgtttttttgtttttttgtttttttagtattGTAATGTTACTTCCATATTTGGCACTGGAGCTCAACGTTACTGGCTCTTTAGTCTTGTAACGTTACTGCCTTATTAGATACTGCAGACCAaggttattgtttttttagtaTTGTAATGTTACAGCCTTATTTGGTATTGGATCCCAACGTTACTGGTTCTTTAGCCTTGTGACGTTACTGTCTTATTAGGTACTGGAGctcaatgttattgttttttatgtattgtaatgtTACAGCCGTATTTGATATTGGAGCCCAATGTTATTGGCTCTTCGATCTTGTAACGTTACTGCCTTATTAGGTACTGGAGCccaatgttattgttttttagtATTGTAATGTTACTGCCTTATTTGGTATTGGAACCCAGCGTTAATTGTTTTTATACTGCCATGTGAGGTATTGAGACTTAACCCTATTGGTTTTTTAGTATTGTAACGTTACCGCCTTAGTAGGTACTGAGGCCGGAGTAACAATTGTAATTGTTACTGCCTTATTTGGTATTGGAGCCTAACGTTATTGGCTCTTTAGTCATGTAACGTTACTGCCTCCTGAAAGTGTACGATGATTGGCTGTTTCCTACATGGCCCCGCCCACAGACGGAGACCCTGCCACTGCCTCATTGATCTCCTTGCGCGAGCTGCCATTTCTTCTTTAGCCGAGCCGCGCAGGAGGAGCAGAGCGTGTTCATAGCAGTCGTTACTCAGGCATATGGCAAATAcagcctcttttctttcttatacCAGTGTCCCCACCACTCTTTAAAAATTCCGCCGAAAAAGAGAAGACGATTTTCCAAATCTTTCAGGCCGTTATCTCACGTAAGTACGCTGCTTCGTCGCGGACTCCATCCCCGCTGATGTTGTTGCGCTTCTTGAGGGAACGACCAGCTTACAACATGGCGGCGGCTACTGCTGCTGTTCTCCCTCGCTGATAGAGACAGGCAGCTTGTTGGTGTAGGTCGGCTGTAAACATGAATCAGGATTAGAGAGTTCAGTTTAAACCATGACCGTCGTTTTTAGGTGGTTGTAAACCTGAATGTGGCCCTGGTTGTTGTGTTGGGTGCGAACAAATGTGGCCCCCGCTTTGCCGACGAAGCCTCTTCTTGTTCCAaccttcccgttccaccttaaatggggcagcagtttacgttacattctggcgccctttaaggtggaacgggaagatttgaacaagaagctggcgagtaggaagccaacttcaacCTCGTGTTTTGCCTTTGATTCGTTTGGTGTAAATCCGGGCGCTTGTGACCCGCATTAGGAGTAACTCGGCGGGTGGAGATCCAGCGTTTCAGAGGACGATCAGAAAGAGATGTGGAACTAATTtcgctgttttttttgtttatttttatttccagttTGAATACCTTCGCGATCCGTAGGGTTTTAAAGAAGTTTTGTTTAACTTGCGTGTGTTGTGGTCGGGGAGGGACTGACTGGAGTGAATGAGGTCCTACGTCAGTGAAGCTCACTCAATCACGCTACGTGCGCTGTGGACTTAAACAAAATGTTCTAGTTGGTTGCGCAACATTTTATTATGCAGGCAAAACTTTAACCAGCCGAATCTGTTGTTTACTTTCCGCTAGGTTACTTTGGTTtactacacactttaaaaaaacgATGATTCTTCAgagtttctttagtaaaggcagtgttgttacaagctttacGTCGTAGATAATAGaggagccctttttggtgccaaaTGGAGctgttttcaaaaagcttctaaacagaaccagaaACGACACATTTCTCCATTTATAGTAGCGTTTAGGCGTGAAATGGTTTTAtgcagaactcatggttctaaatacaacccttgcctttactaaagaacccttaaagaaccatctttttaaagtgtgtatcttcaatttaatttcataatgtaATACAGAAATGTAACTGCTGGCTGAGAAGTATTTGCTGTTACTTAAACCagattaaaaatacataattgCCTAATATTACAGGAATTGGTTCATGATTCCGGTGAGGTTCTTGCAGTAAATTTGAACAGTTACTATAATTATTGTATATTACTGTCAATAAGTACTACAGGAATATTATACAACAGGGAACATTGATTGCTAGAGGTGTATCACACAGTACTGGGGTTTCTTAAAGTATTTATTAATTCTCTGTCATGTTTGCATTATATGTGAGCCCAGATAAACATGCCCAGAATGCAGGCACATGACTGCCCACTACTAAgatcactgttaaaaaaaataaaaaagtttagaAAAGTTTTGGAGATGTCTGTTCCTGAAGTGGAAACTGCTTAGTATTTCTGTAATGTAACGTCATGGAGAATTTGTATCTCTAAAGCTAGTCTAGTAATGATTCTCAGCAGGTTACCCTACTGACAGTCTGATACGGTTACCACAGTTTCCAAATCAAGACTTTGCTGGGCAATCATTAGGTCTGTTCAGACAGGACTGAAATGACATCAGGGCACTCCAGTATATGTAAAGATCACTCCTCACAAACGtgattgactttttttttcgcAAGCTCAGAAAATTCTCACTCAAACTGCCTCCAGGATATTTGACCGAACTCGGTGGTCTCAGTGGGTCTGGTAATGGTAATCCAGTTCACAACAGCTTCTCAGCGACTTCACTAATGTCTGGGTGCCTAGTTTCTCCATCTCAGCAGTGGCAAAAATGAGGTATCGAAAGCGCAGCGTCGCATAGGTCGGTTATTTGTGCgtgcaaacaaaaacaaatggtgTCCTTATCCTTGGAGGTTGAAGTAATTTTTTAGTTGTGTGAGGGACCATGTTAGTCCTTGCATGCTTTACTTTCAGTCTGTTATCACAGCACAGTACCATTTGGCTGGTATCTAGCCAGTGGTTTGTGGTTGATCTTTTTAAATCCAGCCAAACAGAATCAGCGAAAACCTCAAGATTTCAGGTTTTATGCTGATGTCCAAAACTCGTGAGATTGTTCCAGCCCAAGCCCTGATGAGAGAGCTTTAATTTGGCATTTGTGCTTCATGCAGTTCCACAGTTTTAAGGAACGTTACTCTAACTAGATGACCCATAGTTCATGCTAGCCCAACTTGTTTGTATGTTCTACTTTCCCTGTGTGTTATGCTCAGACTCTTGAAATcaaaggaatatatatatatttggcaACTATTCTGTTTCTGCCTGTAATCAATTGTCCATAAAGAGTCTATACTgttaaccttttttaaaaaactacttGTTTACACAAAATTCTTCTGTTTGCTTACACCGACAGGGCTCCCCTCTTTCTGTGCAAGTGTATAAGAGGTACCCAGAAGGCCTAGGGGAGGCGCTCTACCGCGAGCAGTTCGACTTCAACGCCGAGCCACCTTGGGATCCTAGTTGATAGCGGGAGAGGTCCATCTCCCAACTTGTCCATGTGAGTGGTCCCCGAGTATTAATAACTTGGTTAGTTATAAAAAAATAACGTATTGGCACACAACAGCACAGTAAACCGCAATTTGTCATGTTTGCCATCATTCAAAATGTATAAAGGCGGTAAACTTTCTAAACATTCTTAGCATTCTTTGATCTTATTAGACTTTTGTAAGTGTAGACAGTTGACAGCTGAAGCTCGGGGTTATACagacaaccaaaaaaaaaaaaaaaaaccaaaaacactcaCTACATGCATGCTAAGAGAGTGGGGAAAAggattttatgtttattaaacagtaacatgaTAATGGAATGAAATAAATCGGAAAATAGTTTAGCTTTCAAACAAACATACTAagatatttttgtaatattaaaaatgaagtgagggggaaaaaacattaTTGGTCTTCTGGAAAATGTTGGCTAGTGCATACAAAACAAAGCAACGTTTTCAGATTTcaaatgtgttgtatgtttttCCAGTAATGTAGGAGAAGactaatgttttttattttctttgcagTTTGTTGCATATTTACAGGACCCAAAGGCTCAGTAAACTCTCTTTATGATTGTCGGATCTGCGGACTACGGTTGAGATGAAAGGATTTACTGATGAACCAAACTATGTTGTTGAACTGCTTGACGGAGGAACAACCCTTGAAGATGTCATTGACAGCCACATTTATGAACAAGCTCTGGTGAGTGGAATCCAGCGTTAGTCTGTTTAATAGCAGTGCACCATTTCCATTATGAAAGGCTGCTCAGTTTTATGAAGTGGAACATGGTGTGTGGCATCTTTTTCCATTAATTGATATTTCTGTTGGATCACTCTGTCCTTCATTCTGTCCTCAGGCTGAAAAGAGTGCATTTGTTGTGGCCAACCTTGGGGCCTTGATGCAGCAGCATGTTCTTTGGCAGAGCACCCTGCCTCTGGTCCGACCTTTTTACCCAGTCAAATGTAACGGCAGCCCTGCAGTCATCGAGATTCTGGCTGCGCTGGGAGCTGGTTTTGTCTGTGCAAATAAGGTGACGCTCAGTAGCTTAACTATTCTGTTCTCTGTTTCTTAGCATGATCAGAAAAGCAGCAGTTTTAAcacctttttatttatgcatttttaaaattctgaaTGACATGGTATCTATTTATCTGTGAGTTCAGGCTGAAATCTCCCTGGTACTCAACCATGACGTTCCCCCTGAGAACATCATCTTGTCGGGTGTTTGCAAGCAGCTCTCGCATATTAAACATGCTGCCAAAAACGGCATCAACTACCTGGTTTGTGACAACGAGGCAGAGCTTTGTAAAATTGCCCGTGCTCACCCAAATGCCAGGTAcgtttctgttttactgtacaCGTTTCATATCCTCTTGCTTGATGTTTGATTTATAAATGGACAATGTCTGTTATTTTCCACTGTTTCCAGGCTGCTCCTGCAGTTGTCCACTGAAGCTCAGACAGAGGAGGCCAACATGGCATTTGgctgctccctgaagagctgcAGGCACCTTTTGGAAACTGCCAAGGAGCTGGGCGTGGATGTGGTTGGAGTAGCGTAAGTTATTTTTATAGCAACTGGGATGTCTGTGATGGGCTTCTTGTCTTACCAGAGTTTCACTTGAACTATCTTGTGTTTGTAACCCTACAGGTTCCTGGTGCCAACATCATGTAAGGACTCCCAGGTTTATACCCATGCATTGTCTGACGCCCGCTGTGTATTTGATATGGGGGTGAGTGGCCAAATGAATATACAGCATTGTAACAGTTTtgattaaaataacacatttcctAACTTCAGATGTTCAGATCTCaagtgtggtgttttttttttttttttttttttttttttttcttggacaGGAGGAGCTTGGTTTTAATATGGAAATTCTGGATATTGGCAGTGGATTCAGTGGCTCTGAGTTTCAGTTGAAGCAGGTATCTTGTAACTGCTTTGCACATcatgcattgtttttaatgtttaatttgaaAAGACATTTAGATTGACAATGTAATAATCCTAAATCTTCAAAATGCTaacccttttttttctctcttccctcagGTCCATGCTGCTATCAGACCTTTGCTGGAGGCCTATTTCCCTGTTACGTCTGGGGTGCGTGTTATTGCTGAGCCAGGAACTTTTTATGTGTCTTCCTCTTTCACACTGGCTGTAAATGTCATTGGAAAGAAAGTGGTAGCCAGCGATCTTCATGGTGAGTCTAAAAGTGAGTTCAGGCTCTCTGAGTTCACCCCAGAAAGAATATTTCAGTATGAAAACATACCGTGTGTTGTATATCCCTCTTTTAATTTCGTGCGTCTCTTAAATCCTCAGCAGAGCCAACTCTGAATGATGACTCGGAATTTCTGTACTATTTGAATGATGGTGTCTATGGATCTTTTGTGGGCAAACTGTTGGGAAACACCATTCCATCCCCCACAGTGCACAAGGTAAAGAAACCCACATGCAAAACCATACACGTCCAAATTAGGTTCATAGTTGATTGTGGTTATCTGAGTTCCtgcattttgtttgtcttttctttgCAGATGTCCCTCACAGCAGATGAGCCGGTGTTCTCCAGCAGCTTGTGGGGTCCCTCCTGTGACACATTGGACCAGGTGGTGGAGCACTGCCTTCTCCCTGAGCTCACTGTGGGAGACTGGCTGATTTTTAACATGGGGACCAGTGGTCAAGAAGAGTCAGCAGCCATCAGTAACTCAGACAAGCCTCCTGTGTATTACACAATTTCTACAGGCGATTGGTAATTAGGAACACATTGGATgttctctttgtttttgtttgtgctttacTCTTCTCCCTTTTCCCGCTTGTGTTGTTTCTGTTACACCATCAGTTTGTTATGCAAGCCAAGCCAAGTTATTACATAACACTTTAAAAGCTAATGAGTTTATTAAATGTCAAGGTTGATCTTGGAAATATTCTCatgatttttgtttgtgtgtgtgtgtgtgtgtgtgtgtgtgtgtgtgtattgttgttgttttttggtgtgtgtgtgtccaggttTGAGATGCAGGAGGCTGGAATTTCTCTTGACACCACCATGAAGAACTTTTCCTTAATCCAGTATGGCTTATAGTTGAAAAACCTCCGACACCTAGCCTGGGCATTTGAATGGCCTGCGCAGTGAACATTCCAGCAGCTGTGGGTGGGGACAAAAAAACACTTAGCCACAAGGAAAGGAAAATGACCAGTGGCATCGGGATCACAAAATAATTGTCCTTATCTCAGTTTCTCACAATTTACTGATTTGAAACACTCATTTCCCTTGACCACCAAAGGAATGAGTCCATGAGCCCTGTATTTAgtaataacatatgcaacaaaatGGATGACTATGGAGATGGAATCCAGTCAATGGTTTTCTTAATCAACAATCGTTTACATAAGTGttcaattaatttaattatatattgATTACCTGCTGACAGTCTTGTAAATGAGTTGTCTGTTGCACCATTATGCACTTGTCTATATTAAAATCAGATGTGATTTTTAATGAGTTTAGAATATAGAATCTGATGGATTACGACCCATTGTGTAGATTAACACAGTGAAATTTTGATATTGATTTGTTAGATCAATGCTTCTCCATCCTCGTTGTCCATGAGTTTATAGACCTGTGGAGAACATCTTTCGTTGTATCCTCAGTACATGGATTGTGGCAGTATTTCCCAATATTGATATGCATTTCATGCTGTCCGTTGGCTGTGTGTACTGTGATTGACTTTGTGACCTGACTCTTGGTAAGAAAGCTATAGGGTCACACCTGTAGATTACTCTCTGTCTTTTCCGGTACAAACACCAAGGACATTAAAGGAACCTCTTCGAACTGGGACTGAGGAAGGTGACTTCAGATGAAATTTGGATTGGGGAAGGTAATTTCAAGCAAAATGTGCAAGTGCCTGAGGCAACATGCTGAAAACACCAGTAACAGTCACCACAAATGCTGCAAGATTCACACTATTGATCTCTTACAGCTTCTCTCAGGCTTTTCCTTATAAATAGCTGTTCTAAAGATttgatcatatttttcattgtgaACAACACTGATAGACCTGATGGCTTTGGTGATAAACAGAGATGTCCTGTTGGGGGAATGAGATGTATGCAgagtttatatcaaagatcctGAGAAGAGAACGTTTTAGGAACAGCAGTTGTCTAATTGACAACAAAAAGGTTGCCAGATCaggtctatttttttttctttccccaatGAAACATTTGATCATATCTTGCAGTGCTGCTTCCCTTCTGAAAGGCATTGTTTAATGCCTTTTGATTTCAAGATTTATGTCGATCTCCACTCCAGTTAATAAAATCACAGCCCTTAGCgatgtaatgtaaaatatttttgtctaAGGCACTTACAGACCATAGCCTGTTTTGGACTGTAATATTGTGTTCGTTGaagtaatgaaaaatattaacttaaTACACTTCTTTGACTGAAACAAAAGATTGAGTTTCTCTTATTTGTTATCAAAAATGTGATTGCTCCAAATTACACTTTAAACCATGAACTCCTTAAATGGACAGGGCTCGCTAGCGGGTCCAAGGTTTTgttgcacacgcacacacacacacacacacacacacacacacacacacacacacacacatatacatatatatatatatatatatatatatatatacatacacacacacacacacacacacacacacatatatatatatatatatatatatatatatatatatatatatatatatatatatatataaaaagaataaCTCTGCCAGGTGCATTGAAGCCACTGTAGTGAATAAATAGTAAGGCATTGTATGTAGTA
Encoded here:
- the azin1b gene encoding antizyme inhibitor 1b isoform X2, yielding MKGFTDEPNYVVELLDGGTTLEDVIDSHIYEQALAEKSAFVVANLGALMQQHVLWQSTLPLVRPFYPVKCNGSPAVIEILAALGAGFVCANKAEISLVLNHDVPPENIILSGVCKQLSHIKHAAKNGINYLVCDNEAELCKIARAHPNARLLLQLSTEAQTEEANMAFGCSLKSCRHLLETAKELGVDVVGVAFLVPTSCKDSQVYTHALSDARCVFDMGEELGFNMEILDIGSGFSGSEFQLKQVHAAIRPLLEAYFPVTSGVRVIAEPGTFYVSSSFTLAVNVIGKKVVASDLHGESKKPTLNDDSEFLYYLNDGVYGSFVGKLLGNTIPSPTVHKMSLTADEPVFSSSLWGPSCDTLDQVVEHCLLPELTVGDWLIFNMGTSGQEESAAISNSDKPPVYYTISTGDWFEMQEAGISLDTTMKNFSLIQYGL
- the azin1b gene encoding antizyme inhibitor 1b isoform X4: MKGFTDEPNYVVELLDGGTTLEDVIDSHIYEQALAEKSAFVVANLGALMQQHVLWQSTLPLVRPFYPVKCNGSPAVIEILAALGAGFVCANKAEISLVLNHDVPPENIILSGVCKQLSHIKHAAKNGINYLVCDNEAELCKIARAHPNARLLLQLSTEAQTEEANMAFGCSLKSCRHLLETAKELGVDVVGVAFLVPTSCKDSQVYTHALSDARCVFDMGEELGFNMEILDIGSGFSGSEFQLKQVHAAIRPLLEAYFPVTSGVRVIAEPGTFYVSSSFTLAVNVIGKKVVASDLHEPTLNDDSEFLYYLNDGVYGSFVGKLLGNTIPSPTVHKMSLTADEPVFSSSLWGPSCDTLDQVVEHCLLPELTVGDWLIFNMGTSGQEESAAISNSDKPPVYYTISTGDWFEMQEAGISLDTTMKNFSLIQYGL
- the azin1b gene encoding antizyme inhibitor 1b isoform X3, whose protein sequence is MKGFTDEPNYVVELLDGGTTLEDVIDSHIYEQALAEKSAFVVANLGALMQQHVLWQSTLPLVRPFYPVKCNGSPAVIEILAALGAGFVCANKAEISLVLNHDVPPENIILSGVCKQLSHIKHAAKNGINYLVCDNEAELCKIARAHPNARLLLQLSTEAQTEEANMAFGCSLKSCRHLLETAKELGVDVVGVAFLVPTSCKDSQVYTHALSDARCVFDMGEELGFNMEILDIGSGFSGSEFQLKQVHAAIRPLLEAYFPVTSGVRVIAEPGTFYVSSSFTLAVNVIGKKVVASDLHAEPTLNDDSEFLYYLNDGVYGSFVGKLLGNTIPSPTVHKMSLTADEPVFSSSLWGPSCDTLDQVVEHCLLPELTVGDWLIFNMGTSGQEESAAISNSDKPPVYYTISTGDWFEMQEAGISLDTTMKNFSLIQYGL
- the azin1b gene encoding antizyme inhibitor 1b isoform X1, which codes for MKGFTDEPNYVVELLDGGTTLEDVIDSHIYEQALAEKSAFVVANLGALMQQHVLWQSTLPLVRPFYPVKCNGSPAVIEILAALGAGFVCANKAEISLVLNHDVPPENIILSGVCKQLSHIKHAAKNGINYLVCDNEAELCKIARAHPNARLLLQLSTEAQTEEANMAFGCSLKSCRHLLETAKELGVDVVGVAFLVPTSCKDSQVYTHALSDARCVFDMGEELGFNMEILDIGSGFSGSEFQLKQVHAAIRPLLEAYFPVTSGVRVIAEPGTFYVSSSFTLAVNVIGKKVVASDLHGESKTEPTLNDDSEFLYYLNDGVYGSFVGKLLGNTIPSPTVHKMSLTADEPVFSSSLWGPSCDTLDQVVEHCLLPELTVGDWLIFNMGTSGQEESAAISNSDKPPVYYTISTGDWFEMQEAGISLDTTMKNFSLIQYGL